The genomic segment GCCATCGCCGTGGGACTCTTGTCCCTCGGCGCATCCGGCGCCTGGTCACCAGCGTCGGCGCCGCTGGTCGCCGTGGGCGACGTGACCGACACCGCCGCCGTCCTGTGGGCTCGCGGGCCTACGGCCGGGCCGCTGAGGCTCGAGCTCACCACCGCCGAGCCGGCGTGGCGGCGCAGTCTGGTCATCGAGCCGTGGCCCGGGCGCGACCTCACGGCGCGCGTGAGGCTCGACGCCCTGACCCCCGGCACCCGTTACGACTATCGGCTCCACGCCGGCGCCGCCGCCGTCACCGGGCACTTCGTCACCGCGCCGGCGCCGGATCGCCCGGCGCCGCTCCGGCTGTTGTGGAGCGGGGACCTGGGGGCCCGAGGCTTCTGCCGGCCCACCGAGGGCGGGTACGCCGTCTTCGACACGATGGCCTCGCGGCGGCCGGAGCGCTTCCTCTTCCTGGGCGACACGATCTACGCCGATCATCGATGCGCGGGCGACGGGATCGTGCCCGGGGGCGACTTCGTGGCGCGGACGCTGGCCGAGTTCCACGCCAAGCATCGGTACGCCCGGCAGGACCCGGCCATGCAACGCTTCCTCACCGGCACCGCGGTCTGGGCCACCTGGGACGACCACGATGTGCGGAACAACTTCGCCGGTCCCGAGGAGGAGCTGATGGCGGTCGGCCGGCAGGCGTTTGTCGACTACTGGCCCATCGATACGCCGGCCGGCGAGCCGCGCCGCCTCTATCGGCGGTTCCGTCACGGCTCGCTCGCGGAGATCTTCATCCTGGACACGCGGCAGTATCGGAGCGGGAACTGCCGGCGCGACGGCCCTGACAAGACGATGCTGGGCGAGCGCCAGCGCCGCTGGCTGACGGAGGGGTTGGCCACGTCGAGCGCCCTCTGGAAACTCGTCGCCTCCAGCGTGCCCGTGTCCATCACGAAGGGCTGGCCGTGCGGCGACTCGTGGGCCGCCGCCGACCTGCTCGTGCTCACCACCGGCTTCGCGGACGAGCGCGACGCGATCCTGCACGACCTCCGCGACCGCGGCGTCGCGAACGTCGTATTCCTGGTGGCCGACGTGCACTTCGCCCTGGTCGCCGCCCACGAGCCCTGGTCCGGCTTCCGCTTCTACGAGCTGATCGCCGGCCCGCTGGCGGCGCGGCCCAAGCGCTCGCGGACGCCGGATGGCGACCTCGGCTCTCGCGTCCTCTTCGCCGCCGGCGGCAGGGCGACGTTCGGCGAGGTCGAGATCGAGCCGCACGCGCTCACGGTGCGGATCTTCGACGGCGCTGGCTCGTTACTGTGGGACCGCCGCCTGATTCCCGCCGCGACGCCGACGCCGCGCCCGGCCGGCACCTCGGGGGCGGGCGAAGGGAGCCGGCTATGACCCGCCGTCCGCCCCCTCCGCCGCAGCCGCCGCCACCCCCGCAGCCGCCCCGGCCGCCCGATCCGCCGTCGCCGCCGCCACCGCCCGGTCCGCCGACCCCGCCACCCCCGGCGCCGCCGCCGCCCGTCGCCTGAACGGTCCCGCGGCGCGGCGTCCCGATCGAAGTCCCGCTCCACGAGCCGAGCGGTTATCATGCAGCCATGGCTCGTCCCAGTGCTGACACACGCCGCCGCCGGGCGCGTCGTCGAACGGCCGCGGCAGCCTCCAGGCTGCCGGCGCCGACTGCTGCGCCCGACATTCCGGAGTCGATAGAGCCGGAGCGTATTGCCGAGCCCTCCGCCCCCGGGCCGATCCCGGCTGCGCCCAGCATCGCCGCGCCCACCGTGGCCGAGCCGGGGAGCGCCGAGCCCACCGTGCCCGCCGCGGCCGTGAGCGAGCCCACGGCGCCTGCGGAGCCTGAGGTCCCGTCGGGCGTCCCAGAGCTGCAGGTCCCCCTGGCGACGCCGGAGCCGGCGTTCGCCGCGCGGGTAACGCCGCCCCCGCCCCCGCCGCCGCTGCCCTCGACGCGCCGGGCCGTCTTCTTCGACGTCGAGAACACGAGCCGGGCCGAGCACGTCGGTCAGATGCTCGAGCATCTCGCCATCGATCGCGTCGGCTGCCGCACCGAGTTCGTCGCCGTCGGCAACTGGCGCGTCATCGGCCCGGACACCGGGCGTCTGCTCGCCCACCACGGCGCCCAGCTCGTGCACAGCGCGCCCTCCACCGGCGTCCGCGACTGGAGCGACCTGCGGATCGCGGTGAGCGCAGGGGTCTGGATGGCCGGGGCTCGTCCCGGTGACATGCTGGAGATCGTCTCCGAGGACCGGGCGTTCGACGCCGTGGGCGACGTGGCCGTGTCGCTGGGCATCGCCTTCCGCCGGATCTCGTACCGGGCGCTCACGGGCGCCCCGGCGGTGGCGGAGGCCAAGACGCAGTCAGCGGCCGAACGCTCACGCCGCGGCCGCGGCCGACGCCCTGGGCATCGGGAGCCCGCTGCCCACCACGCACCGGCGCACGGCCGGCCCGCGACCCCGGCCGCGGTCCCCGAGGGCGAGGCGGGAGCGCACACGGCGCCGCACGACGAGGTCGTGGAGCTGGTGCGGGAGCTGGCCCGGCGTTCCCCCAGCGGGAGCGTGCTGATCGACACCGTGGCCAATGCCCTCAAGACGCGCGGGTTCAGCCGCCCGCCGGGCTCGCCGAGGCTCATCACGCGGCTCAGGCGGATGCGCGACCTGTCGGTCAGCCCGACCGGGATGATCTCGCTGGCTGAGCCATCGACGGATGGCCGTCAACCGCAGGCATTCGAGGCACCGGCCACCGTCGAGCCCACCGCCGCGTCGGCCGAGGCCGGCGCGCCTCAAGCGCAGAAACGGCGGCGCCGCTCCCGCCGTGGCGGGCGGCGACGTCGGCGAGGCCCCGCCTCCGCCCCGGCCCCTGGCAGCTGAGCCGGTAATGCGCGAATCGTTCCGCGAGACGCTGGCCCGCCTCGACGCCGACGGCATGATGCTCAGGATCGCCAAGGACGTCGATGCCCGCCACCTCTCTGCGCTGGTGGTGAAGGCCGACCGTCCGGTGCTGTTCGAGCGCGTGCGCGGCTTCGACGTCCGCGTGGCCGGGGGCCTGTTCTGGAACCGGCAGCGCCTGGCTGCCGCGCTGGGCTGGGCGGAGAACGAGCTCGGCACGCGCTTCGCCGCCGGCCTGCGCCGGATGATGGACCCCGTCATGGTCGAGGCGGGGCCCGCCCAGGAGGTGGTCCAGACCGGTCGGGCAGTCGACCTGACCGAACTGCCGATCCCGCTGCTCGCCGAGAAGGACGGCGGTCCCTACATCAGCGCCGGGGTCGTGATGGCCAGGAGTCCCGACCGCGGGCTCAATGCCGGCGTGTACCGGCTCATGTATCGCTGCCGCGACGAGACGGGCATCGACCTGGTGACGGTGTCGGACCTGCGCCGGCTCTACGAGCGCTGCCTGGCGGAAGGCCGGCCTCTGCCCATCACGGTCTCGCTCGGGGTCCACCCGCTGGAGATCCTGAGCGCCGCCTACAAGGCGCCGCCCGGGGTGAGCGAGATGGCCATCGCCGGAGGCCTGCACGGCGCGCCGGTCCCTCTGCTCGCCGCCAGGACCGTCGACGTGCCGGTCATCGCCGACGCCGAGATCGTGCTGGAGGGCCAGCTGCTGCCGATCGGCTGGAGCGAGGACGAGGGCCCCTTCGGGGAATTCGCCGGCATGTACGGAGACCTCAAGAGCAACCCGGTGTTCAAGGTCACGGCCGTCACGCGGCGGCGCGAGCCGGTCTTCCACCTGCTGCAGATGCCGTGGGAGAACGCCTGGCTGGGGGCGGCCGCTACCGAGGCCCAGGTCTGGAACGTCCTCAAAACGGCGGGGGTGGACGTGGTACAGGTCGCGGTCACCGAAGGCAGCGCCTGCCGCTGGTCGGTGATGGCGTCGATCCGCAAGCGGGCCGGCGGCGGCAAGAACGCGCTCATGGCGATCCTGGCCCTGCCCGACACCAAGCACGCGCTGGTCGTGGACGAGGACGTCGACATCCTGGATCCGGTCCAGGTGGAGTGGGCGCGGACGTTCCGCGTTCAGGCCGACAAGGACGTCATCATCTTCAGCGGTGCCCAGGCCAAGCACGTCGATCCCAGCGTGCGCCCCTGGGAGCTCGCCCAGGGGCAGCTTCCCATGACGGCCAAGATGGGCATCGACGCCACGATCCCCGAGGGCATCCCGCCCGTGTACTACGAGCGGATCAAGCACGCCTGGGTCGACGAGGTGAAGCTCGAGGACTATCGATGACGGGCGAGGCCGTGGTGGCGCGGATGACCGAGCTGTTGCGGGCCCGGCCGCGCACCTTCTACGAGCTCCTGCGCGAGCTGGACGAGGTGGAGTACCGGACGATCCTGCAGGCCTGGGGGACCCTCCGCGAGGGCAAGGCGCTGGGCCGGGACGACCACGGCCGCTACCTGATCCGCACGGAGTAGACGACGCCTCCCGCCGCCCCGAGCGAGAGCGCGCTCTCGCCGTTCCGCAAGTGGATGACGACCGTCACCGTGATGCTCATCACGGTGATGCAGATCCTCGACACCAGCGTGATCAACGTGGCGCTGCCCCACATGCAGGGGGCGCTGTCGGCCGGCGTGGAGGAGATGGCCTGGGTTCTCACCTCCTACATCGCGGCCAACGCCATCATCATCCCGGCGACCGGGTGGCTGACCACGTTGCTCGGGCGCAAGCGCTTCTTCCTGATCTGCACGACGCTGTTCACCGTCAGCTCGCTCCTGTCCGGCCTGGCCCCGAATCTCGAGTTCCTGGTCCTCATGCGCGCCATCCAGGGGCTGGGCGGCGGCCCCATCATTCCCATGGCGCAGGCGCTCATGTGGGAGATCTTTCCGCTGCGGCAGCGCGGCATGGCCATGGCCGTCTGGGGCACGGGCGTCATGATGGGACCGATTCTGGGCCCGACCGTCGGCGGCTGGATCGTCGACGACTGGTCGTGGCGGTGGATCTTCTACATCAACCTGCCCGTCGGCGTCCTCGGCTTCATCATGGGGATCATCTTCCTGTTCGACTCGCCGCACACGCGCCGGCCGGGCCGGGTGGACGTCATCGGGCTCGTCCTGATGCTGATCGGCTTCGGCTGCCTGCAGCTCGTGCTCGACTGGGGTGAGCAGGAGGACTGGCTGGACTCCGACCTCATCGTCGCCCTGGGACTGGTGGCGCTGGTCGCCATCTTCGCCTTCGTGGTGCGCGAGCTCACCACCGCGGAGCCCATCCTCGACCTGACCGTGTTCACCGGCCGCAATTTCGCCTTGGGCTCGCTGATCATCGCGCTGGCCGGCTTCACGTTTTACGGCAGCATGCTCCTTCTGGCCCTCTTCACCCAGAAACTGCTCGGCTACGATGCCTGGACTTCGGGGCTGGTGCTGGCCCCCGGGGGGTTCGGCAACATGATCTCGCTGGTCACCGCCGGCCGGCTCGTGGCGCGGGTCGACCAGCGTCTGCTCCTGGCCGGCGGCGCCGTGCTCAACGTGATCGCCCTGACGTGGATGGCCCACCTGAGCCTGGGCATGGATTACTGGAGCCTGGCCTGGCCGCGCTTCCTCCAGGGCCTCGGCATGGGGTTCGTGTTCGTGCCCTTGCAGACGCTGGCGCTGTCCACCGTCCGCCTCGATCGGCTCGGCAACGCCACCGCGGCCTATAACGTGGTCCGCAACGTGGGCGGCAGCATGGGCATCGCCATCATCACCACCCTGCTGGCCCGCCGCAGCCAGTACCACCAGGAGACGCTGGTGTCCAACATCGATCTGACGAGCGGGATGGCGGCGGCCCGGCTGGCCGAGTGGGCGGCGCACTTCGCCGCCCAGGGCTCGGACACCGTCACCGCGGGGCGGCAGGCGCTGGTCGCCCTCTACCGCGAAGCCGTGGACCAGGCTCAGCTCCTGGCCTTCGCCGACGACTTCCGCCTGCTGTCCTGGCTCTTCGTGCTGATCCTCTTCCTGCTGCCGCTCATGCGGCGGGTGCGGCTGGAGGACGCGGAGCGGAGGACGGCCGCGGAGGCGCCGGCGCGGGTGCAAGGCCTGCCCAGCCCGAAACAGTAGCCCGCTCGGCGGTCTCCGTGCGCGGCCGGAGCGGCTGTGATACCGTCCGCCCATGCCGTCCGGTCTCGTGGAGCTGGACGAGCTGCGATTGCTCGTCGTCGTGGACAACGAGACGGACACGCTGTCCAGCATCGCGGACGACGTGCCGCAGCTCAGCGAGCTGGCGCACCTCGTCTCGCGCCTGCCGGCCAGCCGGCACTACGAGGGACACCCCTGCAAGGTCGTCTTCGACCGCCTCTGCTGCGCCGGTCACGGCCTGTCGGTGCTGGTCACCGCCCGCCGCGCCGACCGGGAGCACACGTTGCTCTTTGACGTGGGGCCCTACGGCGACCTCTGGAAGAGCAACGCCGCCCGGCTCGGCATCGACCCGGCGAAGATCGAGGCCGTGTTCCTGTCGCACTGGCACGCCGACCACAGCGGCGCCTTGCCCGAGGTCGTCGCGGCCGTCGCCGAGGCGCGCAAACGTGCGGGCCTGCCGGCGCCCCTCGTGGATCTGCACCCCGACCGGCCGGACCAGCGTGGCGTGCTGCTTCCCAGCGGCACCATGATCATGCTCCCGGAGGAGCCCACCTTCGCCGCCATCGAAGCGGCGGGCGGGCGAATCGCGACGCACGCGGACGCCCACCTGCTGTGCGACGGCTTCCTGTTCGGAAGCGGGCTCATCGAGCGGGTCACGGATTACGAGACCGGGCTCGTCGGCCACCATACGTTCCGGGGCGACAAGGGAGAGGCCGACCCGCTGATCCTCGACGAGCGCTTCGTGGCGGCCCGCGTCCGTGGCCGCGGCGTCAGCCTGCTCTCGGCCTGCTCCCACGCCGGCGTGGTGAACGCCTGCCGCGGTGCCCAGACGGCCTTCGCCGACACCCCGATCGACGTGGTACTGGGCGGCTTCCACCTGAGCGGCAAGGCCATGGAGAGCCGCATCCCGGCCACGGTCGGCGATCTCGTCGAGCGAATCCGACCGCGGGTGGTCGCGCCCGGCCATTGCACCGGGTGGCGAGCCAAGACGGCCCTGGCCCAGGCCTTCGCCCCCGGCCGGTACGCGCCCAGCGTGGTCGGATCTCTGTACCTC from the Candidatus Methylomirabilota bacterium genome contains:
- a CDS encoding alkaline phosphatase D family protein, whose amino-acid sequence is MRIWPALTAIAVGLLSLGASGAWSPASAPLVAVGDVTDTAAVLWARGPTAGPLRLELTTAEPAWRRSLVIEPWPGRDLTARVRLDALTPGTRYDYRLHAGAAAVTGHFVTAPAPDRPAPLRLLWSGDLGARGFCRPTEGGYAVFDTMASRRPERFLFLGDTIYADHRCAGDGIVPGGDFVARTLAEFHAKHRYARQDPAMQRFLTGTAVWATWDDHDVRNNFAGPEEELMAVGRQAFVDYWPIDTPAGEPRRLYRRFRHGSLAEIFILDTRQYRSGNCRRDGPDKTMLGERQRRWLTEGLATSSALWKLVASSVPVSITKGWPCGDSWAAADLLVLTTGFADERDAILHDLRDRGVANVVFLVADVHFALVAAHEPWSGFRFYELIAGPLAARPKRSRTPDGDLGSRVLFAAGGRATFGEVEIEPHALTVRIFDGAGSLLWDRRLIPAATPTPRPAGTSGAGEGSRL
- a CDS encoding UbiD family decarboxylase, with amino-acid sequence MRESFRETLARLDADGMMLRIAKDVDARHLSALVVKADRPVLFERVRGFDVRVAGGLFWNRQRLAAALGWAENELGTRFAAGLRRMMDPVMVEAGPAQEVVQTGRAVDLTELPIPLLAEKDGGPYISAGVVMARSPDRGLNAGVYRLMYRCRDETGIDLVTVSDLRRLYERCLAEGRPLPITVSLGVHPLEILSAAYKAPPGVSEMAIAGGLHGAPVPLLAARTVDVPVIADAEIVLEGQLLPIGWSEDEGPFGEFAGMYGDLKSNPVFKVTAVTRRREPVFHLLQMPWENAWLGAAATEAQVWNVLKTAGVDVVQVAVTEGSACRWSVMASIRKRAGGGKNALMAILALPDTKHALVVDEDVDILDPVQVEWARTFRVQADKDVIIFSGAQAKHVDPSVRPWELAQGQLPMTAKMGIDATIPEGIPPVYYERIKHAWVDEVKLEDYR
- a CDS encoding MBL fold metallo-hydrolase, with protein sequence MPSGLVELDELRLLVVVDNETDTLSSIADDVPQLSELAHLVSRLPASRHYEGHPCKVVFDRLCCAGHGLSVLVTARRADREHTLLFDVGPYGDLWKSNAARLGIDPAKIEAVFLSHWHADHSGALPEVVAAVAEARKRAGLPAPLVDLHPDRPDQRGVLLPSGTMIMLPEEPTFAAIEAAGGRIATHADAHLLCDGFLFGSGLIERVTDYETGLVGHHTFRGDKGEADPLILDERFVAARVRGRGVSLLSACSHAGVVNACRGAQTAFADTPIDVVLGGFHLSGKAMESRIPATVGDLVERIRPRVVAPGHCTGWRAKTALAQAFAPGRYAPSVVGSLYLLKPPGSG
- a CDS encoding DHA2 family efflux MFS transporter permease subunit, with translation MTTVTVMLITVMQILDTSVINVALPHMQGALSAGVEEMAWVLTSYIAANAIIIPATGWLTTLLGRKRFFLICTTLFTVSSLLSGLAPNLEFLVLMRAIQGLGGGPIIPMAQALMWEIFPLRQRGMAMAVWGTGVMMGPILGPTVGGWIVDDWSWRWIFYINLPVGVLGFIMGIIFLFDSPHTRRPGRVDVIGLVLMLIGFGCLQLVLDWGEQEDWLDSDLIVALGLVALVAIFAFVVRELTTAEPILDLTVFTGRNFALGSLIIALAGFTFYGSMLLLALFTQKLLGYDAWTSGLVLAPGGFGNMISLVTAGRLVARVDQRLLLAGGAVLNVIALTWMAHLSLGMDYWSLAWPRFLQGLGMGFVFVPLQTLALSTVRLDRLGNATAAYNVVRNVGGSMGIAIITTLLARRSQYHQETLVSNIDLTSGMAAARLAEWAAHFAAQGSDTVTAGRQALVALYREAVDQAQLLAFADDFRLLSWLFVLILFLLPLMRRVRLEDAERRTAAEAPARVQGLPSPKQ